From Passer domesticus isolate bPasDom1 chromosome 8, bPasDom1.hap1, whole genome shotgun sequence, a single genomic window includes:
- the LOC135305963 gene encoding olfactory receptor 14J1-like, giving the protein MCYDRYVSICKPLHYGTLLGSRACAHMAAAAWASAFLNALMHTANTFSLPLCHGNALGQFFCEIPPILKLSCSNSYLRELGLIVFSLCLAFGCFVFIVFSYVQIFRAVLRIPSEQGRHKAFSTCLPHLAVVSLFISTASFTYLKPPSISSPSLDLSVSVLYSMVPPALNPLIYSLRNQELKAALRKMMTVSFQKH; this is encoded by the coding sequence atgtgctacgaccgctacgtgtccatctgcaaacccctgcactacgggaccctcctgggcagcagagcttgtgcccacatggcagcagctgcctgggccagtgcctttctcaatgctctcatgcacacagccaatacattttccctgcccctgtgccatggcaatgccctgggccagttcttctgtgaaatcccccccatcctcaagctctcctgctcaaattcctacctcagggaacttgggcttATTGTGTTCTCCCTCTGTTTAgcatttggttgttttgtgttcattgttttctcctatgtgcagatcttcagggctgtgctgaggatcccctctgagcagggacggcacaaagccttttccacctgcctccctcacctggctgtggtctctctgtttatCAGCACTGCCTCATTTACctacctgaagcccccctccatctcctccccatccctggatctgtcaGTGTCAGTCCTGTACTCgatggtgcctccagccctgaaccccctcatctacagcctgaggaaccaggagctcaaggctgccctgaggaaaatgatgactgtatcttttcagaaacattaa